In one window of Gemmatimonadota bacterium DNA:
- a CDS encoding M1 family metallopeptidase yields the protein MRWAAGAVWAMALAGGTGQVTAQQWLNAPPNPKTNQSNFRALEEWAAPNEFRNAAGKPGPRYWQQQVDYAIKASLDTTTHTITGAERVTYHNNSPDQLEYLWFQLDQNIDDPAVSRTIQGAPALPRQISPQARRFLAPEPFDGGHKITRVQAVVTRGRVVTRVDAPYVINGTEMKVQLPATLGPGQKAVVEIDWHFIMPETSRNGRGARELVKDGWMYEVAQWFPRAAVYDDQNGWQTDQFYGQGEFYLNFGTYDVELTVPHDHIVQATGVLQNPLVTLTATQRQRLTRALASETPVFIVTKDEAATPATRPSGTAPITWKFHADSVRDFAWASSRAYVWDAAGYRYQPGGRVIEMHSIYPREAMPLWDSVSTRAIAQTMKTYGRMAFPYPYPKAVNVHGPVFGMEYPMVAFCGARPAPDGSYTAGLARALISVTIHEVGHNWFPMIVASDERKWTWMDEGLNSFVQYYAEKEWDPQYPTQRGPAKNIVGYMKDADQVPLMTESDMIHRQFGNNGYGKPAAGLVMLREQIMGPQLFDQAFSEYSRRWAFKHPQPADFFRSLDDGGGELLNWFWRGWFYTTYANDQAVTAVENQPADSLIGTTARGRNYVRVTVENKGGLIMPLQLDLTFDDGTTQRVKLNADIWRRNELQYIYGLFTDKTVVRVVVDPDEVLADVNRENNTWTRGPAAAS from the coding sequence ATGCGGTGGGCCGCGGGCGCGGTGTGGGCGATGGCCCTGGCGGGCGGAACGGGGCAGGTGACGGCGCAGCAGTGGCTCAATGCGCCGCCCAATCCCAAGACCAACCAGTCCAACTTCCGGGCGCTCGAGGAGTGGGCCGCCCCCAACGAGTTCCGCAATGCCGCCGGCAAGCCGGGGCCCAGGTACTGGCAGCAGCAGGTGGACTACGCCATCAAGGCCTCGCTCGACACCACCACCCACACCATCACGGGGGCGGAGCGGGTCACCTACCACAACAACTCCCCCGACCAGCTCGAGTACCTCTGGTTCCAGCTGGACCAGAACATCGACGACCCGGCGGTGAGCCGCACCATCCAGGGCGCCCCCGCGCTGCCGCGGCAGATCAGCCCGCAGGCCCGGCGCTTCCTGGCGCCGGAGCCCTTCGACGGCGGCCACAAGATCACCCGGGTCCAGGCGGTCGTCACCCGCGGCCGGGTGGTCACGCGCGTCGATGCGCCGTACGTGATCAACGGCACGGAGATGAAGGTGCAGCTGCCGGCCACGCTGGGGCCGGGCCAGAAGGCGGTGGTGGAGATCGACTGGCACTTCATCATGCCGGAGACCAGCCGCAACGGGCGGGGTGCCCGGGAACTGGTGAAGGACGGCTGGATGTACGAGGTAGCGCAGTGGTTTCCCCGCGCGGCCGTCTACGACGACCAGAACGGCTGGCAGACCGACCAGTTCTACGGGCAGGGCGAGTTCTACCTCAACTTCGGCACCTATGATGTCGAGCTGACGGTGCCGCACGATCACATCGTGCAGGCCACGGGGGTCCTGCAGAACCCGCTGGTCACGCTCACCGCCACCCAGCGGCAGCGGCTCACCCGGGCGCTGGCCTCCGAGACCCCGGTCTTCATCGTCACCAAGGACGAGGCGGCCACCCCGGCCACCCGGCCGTCGGGGACCGCGCCCATCACCTGGAAGTTCCACGCCGACAGCGTCCGCGACTTTGCGTGGGCTTCCTCCCGGGCCTACGTCTGGGACGCGGCGGGGTACCGCTACCAGCCGGGCGGCCGGGTGATCGAGATGCACTCGATCTACCCCCGGGAGGCGATGCCCTTGTGGGACAGCGTCTCCACCCGTGCCATCGCCCAGACCATGAAGACCTACGGCCGGATGGCCTTCCCCTACCCGTACCCGAAGGCCGTGAACGTGCACGGGCCGGTCTTCGGCATGGAGTACCCGATGGTGGCGTTCTGCGGCGCGCGGCCGGCCCCGGACGGCAGCTACACGGCGGGGCTTGCCCGGGCGCTCATCAGCGTCACCATCCACGAGGTGGGGCACAACTGGTTCCCCATGATCGTGGCCTCCGACGAGCGGAAGTGGACCTGGATGGACGAAGGGCTCAACAGCTTCGTGCAGTACTATGCGGAGAAGGAGTGGGACCCGCAGTATCCCACCCAGCGGGGGCCGGCGAAGAACATCGTGGGCTACATGAAGGACGCCGACCAGGTCCCGCTCATGACCGAGTCCGACATGATCCACCGCCAGTTCGGCAACAACGGCTACGGCAAGCCCGCGGCCGGCCTGGTGATGCTGCGCGAGCAGATCATGGGGCCCCAGCTGTTCGACCAGGCCTTCAGCGAGTACTCCCGGCGCTGGGCCTTCAAGCACCCCCAGCCGGCCGACTTCTTCCGCTCGCTCGATGACGGCGGCGGGGAGCTGCTCAACTGGTTCTGGCGCGGCTGGTTCTACACCACCTACGCCAACGACCAGGCGGTCACCGCCGTCGAGAACCAGCCCGCCGACAGCCTCATCGGCACCACGGCGCGGGGCCGCAACTACGTGCGCGTCACGGTCGAGAACAAGGGCGGGCTGATCATGCCGCTCCAGCTCGACCTCACCTTCGACGACGGCACCACCCAGCGGGTCAAGCTCAACGCCGACATCTGGCGCCGCAACGAGCTGCAGTACATCTACGGCCTCTTCACCGACAAGACCGTGGTGCGGGTGGTCGTGGATCCCGACGAGGTGCTCGCCGACGTGAACCGCGAGAACAACACCTGGACCCGGGGGCCCGCGGCGGCGTCATGA
- a CDS encoding HupE/UreJ family protein, with protein sequence MGSEFLTYARLGMHHIADLRGYDHILFVAALTVAYRPGDWRRLLVLVTAFTLGHSVTLALATLRLVRVDARWVEAAIAATIVCTALLTVAMTVRAPAEGPAAGPARNQGLRYALALGFGLIHGLGFSSFLRSLLGDEASLFLPLLSFNLGLEVGQLGIVLLVLVAGLAAERVAGLVRRDWVLIASGGIAAVGAKILVERLVG encoded by the coding sequence ATGGGCTCTGAGTTCCTCACCTACGCACGTCTCGGGATGCACCATATCGCGGACCTCCGCGGCTATGACCACATCCTGTTCGTGGCGGCGCTGACCGTGGCGTATCGGCCGGGCGACTGGCGCCGGCTGCTGGTGCTGGTCACCGCGTTCACACTCGGGCACTCGGTGACCCTGGCGCTGGCCACGCTGCGGCTGGTGCGGGTGGACGCCCGGTGGGTCGAGGCCGCGATCGCGGCGACCATCGTCTGTACCGCCCTGCTGACGGTGGCGATGACTGTCCGCGCGCCGGCGGAGGGGCCGGCGGCCGGTCCCGCGCGGAACCAGGGCCTGCGCTATGCCCTTGCCCTGGGATTCGGCCTGATCCACGGCCTCGGGTTTTCGAGCTTCCTGCGGAGCCTCCTCGGAGACGAGGCCTCGCTCTTCCTCCCGCTGCTCTCGTTCAACCTCGGGCTGGAGGTGGGACAGCTGGGCATCGTGCTGCTGGTGCTCGTGGCCGGCCTCGCCGCGGAACGGGTGGCCGGGCTGGTTCGGCGGGACTGGGTACTGATCGCCTCGGGCGGCATCGCGGCCGTGGGGGCGAAGATCCTGGTGGAACGTCTGGTCGGGTAG
- a CDS encoding vitamin K epoxide reductase family protein: MSAPSEGALRARMAIALLSLVAGSSAVYLHLYKLGLAGSLQCTTGGCDRAMFSQWGWFLGVDVARIGIIGYTLLLCTSLASLQPRWQGGLGVTRVLLVLASLGFAFTLRLKYGEFVVLGTFCPWCAISAVSITVILVLSVIIFREARARLHAGG, from the coding sequence ATGAGCGCGCCCAGCGAGGGCGCCCTCCGCGCCCGGATGGCCATCGCCCTCTTGAGCCTGGTCGCCGGGAGCTCCGCCGTCTACCTGCACCTGTACAAGCTGGGGCTGGCGGGCTCGCTGCAATGCACCACGGGCGGCTGTGACCGCGCCATGTTCAGCCAGTGGGGCTGGTTCCTCGGCGTGGACGTCGCGCGGATCGGCATCATCGGCTACACGCTCCTCCTCTGCACCTCGCTCGCGAGCCTGCAGCCGCGGTGGCAGGGGGGGCTCGGCGTGACCCGGGTGCTCCTCGTCCTGGCTTCGCTGGGATTCGCGTTCACGCTGCGGCTCAAGTACGGCGAGTTCGTCGTGCTGGGGACCTTCTGCCCCTGGTGCGCCATCTCGGCGGTGAGCATCACGGTGATCCTGGTCCTGTCGGTGATCATCTTCCGCGAGGCCCGGGCGCGCCTGCACGCCGGCGGCTGA
- a CDS encoding cytochrome c gives MAHFAARSTILGAVLAAAACGGGDGGDPRMAAFHPGKPPAHLERGSVLYASYCASCHGVLGKGQGLGPALLDTLFLPETTPDAAMIAALRAGAPQRRYHYGAMPAATRVDTLEMPQVVAYVRWLQQAYHGARGGASTGAP, from the coding sequence ATGGCGCACTTCGCAGCACGATCGACGATCCTCGGCGCGGTGCTCGCTGCCGCCGCCTGTGGCGGGGGCGACGGGGGAGACCCGCGCATGGCCGCCTTCCACCCCGGGAAGCCGCCCGCCCACCTGGAACGCGGCTCGGTGCTCTACGCCAGTTACTGTGCCTCGTGCCACGGGGTCCTGGGAAAGGGGCAGGGGCTGGGGCCCGCGCTGCTCGATACCCTCTTCCTCCCGGAGACCACCCCGGATGCCGCGATGATCGCCGCCCTGCGGGCCGGCGCCCCGCAACGCCGCTACCACTACGGCGCCATGCCGGCGGCCACCCGGGTCGACACGCTGGAGATGCCGCAGGTGGTGGCCTACGTGCGCTGGCTCCAGCAGGCCTACCACGGCGCCCGGGGTGGCGCCTCCACGGGGGCCCCATGA